The stretch of DNA GATCGCATCGGACGAGGGTCACATCCTGATCAACTCCGGTTTGGAGGATTCCACGCCTCTCATCCGGGAGAACATCGAATCAGTGGGCTATCGCCTGGAGGACGTCAGGATCCTGCTGACCATGCAGGCCCACTGGGACCACACGGCTGCACTGGCGGAAATCAAGGAGATCACCGGGGCCGAGATGTGGGCCACGGCCGGCGACGGCAGGGTGCTGGAGGACGGCGGTTTCAGCGACCCACATTTTGGTGGCCGGGAGTCGTTCCGGCCGGTGGAGGTCGACCGGATCATCAACGACGGCGATGTCATCGAGCTGGGTGATATTCGCCTGCGCGTTCACCATCATCCGGGCCACACGGAGGGCAGTTCGAGCTACTCCATGCAGGTGACGGAAGACGGACGCGACTACAACGTCGTGGTCGCGAACATGGGTACCATCAACGAAGGCAAGCGGCTGGTTGTCGACCCCACCTATCCCGGGGTGGCAGATGACTTCGCCAGTACGTTCGCAAGCCAGAAGGCAATGGGCGTGGATGTCTGGGTCGCCGCCCACGGCGGCCAGTACGGCCTGCTGAACAAGTACCGGCCGGGGCAGGCGTACAGTCCGGATACCTTCGTCGATCCTGAAGGATTCATTGCCGAGGTCGAGCGGCTTGAGCGCATCTACGAGGAACAAGTCGCTGCAGAAAGCGCCGAATAGTAGCGTTGAGCGTAACCGGGCGCCTGACCGCTCGCAGGCACCGGGTGCGGGCGCCAGGCGATACGGTCAAGGCCTGGTCCTGCGTGGAGTCTTTTTGGTCGCGGTTGATCCTTTCGTCTGTGTAACGCGCTTCCAATT from Gemmatimonadota bacterium encodes:
- the bla gene encoding subclass B3 metallo-beta-lactamase, giving the protein MVTTESPRSFFKQFARLAAATLLLAFPIAGLQAQPADWTEPFPGHRVIGNLYAVGTAGLGVFLIASDEGHILINSGLEDSTPLIRENIESVGYRLEDVRILLTMQAHWDHTAALAEIKEITGAEMWATAGDGRVLEDGGFSDPHFGGRESFRPVEVDRIINDGDVIELGDIRLRVHHHPGHTEGSSSYSMQVTEDGRDYNVVVANMGTINEGKRLVVDPTYPGVADDFASTFASQKAMGVDVWVAAHGGQYGLLNKYRPGQAYSPDTFVDPEGFIAEVERLERIYEEQVAAESAE